In Rutidosis leptorrhynchoides isolate AG116_Rl617_1_P2 chromosome 2, CSIRO_AGI_Rlap_v1, whole genome shotgun sequence, one genomic interval encodes:
- the LOC139890978 gene encoding aconitate hydratase, cytoplasmic-like — protein sequence MYITGPHSSSLIRRASKSTTTTATRFHSSISKSQPSPSPSADSPLKVASQFRSYSTFRTVRSSVPRWSHGVDWKSPATLTSQIRTAASPVLERFHRSLATMVSQNAFSGILTGLPKPGGGEFGKFYSLPALNDPRIDKLPYSIRILLESAIRNCDGFQVTKEDVEKIIDWEKTAPKQVEIPFKPARVLLQDFTGVPAVVDLACMRDAMNNLGGDSNKINPLVPVDLVIDHSVQVDVARSENAVQANMELEFQRNKERFAFLKWGSKAFHNMLVVPPGSGIVHQVNLEYLGRVVFNTDGVLYPDSVVGTDSHTTMIDGLGVAGWGVGGIEAEAAMLGQPMSMVLPGVVGFKLSGKLRNGVTATDLVLTVTQMLRKHGVVGKFVEFHGDGVGKISLADRATIANMSPEYGATMGFFPVDHVTLQYLRLTGRSDDTVAMIEAYLRANNMFVDYTEPQEERVYSSYLELNLEDVEPCISGPKRPHDRVPLKDMKADWHSCLDNKVGFKGFAVPKEAQDKVAKFSFHGEPAELRHGSVVIAAITSCTNTSNPSVMLGAGLVAKKACELGLKVKPWIKTSLAPGSGVVTKYLLESGLQKYLDEQGFNIVGYGCTTCIGNSGDLDETVGAAITENDIIASAVLSGNRNFEGRVHALTRANYLASPPLVVAYALAGTVDIDFENEPIGVGKDGKNVYFRDIWPSTQEVADAVQSSVLPDMFKSTYQAITKGNPMWNDLSVEESKLYSWDPKSTYIHEPPYFKNMTMDPPGAHGVKDAYCLLNFGDSITTDHISPAGSIHKDSPAARFLLERGVDRKDFNSYGSRRGNDEIMARGTFANIRIVNKLLNGEVGPKTVHIPTGEKLSVFDAASRYKAAGQDTIILAGAEYGSGSSRDWAAKGPMLQGVKAVIAKSFERIHRSNLVGMGIIPLCFKAGEDADTLQLTGHERYNIDLPSNISEIRPGQDVTVTTDTGKSFTCTARFDTEVELAYFNHGGILPYVIRQLITQK from the exons ATGTATATAACAGGACCGCATTCTTCATCTCTCATTCGCAGAGCTTCAAAATCTACTACCACTACCGCCACTaggtttcattcttcaatttccaaATCTCAACCGTCACCGTCACCGTCCGCCGATTCACCTCTCAAGGTCGCTTCTCAGTTCCGATCTTACTCCACCTTCCGTACAGTCAGATCATCTGTTCCGCGGTGGAGTCACGGTGTTGATTGGAAGTCTCCGGCGACTCTTACGTCTCAAATCAGGACCGCTGCTTCGCCTGTACTTGAACGATTTCACCGCAGTTTAGCTACTATGG TGTCTCAGAATGCTTTCAGTGGAATTCTAACTGGTCTGCCCAAGCCTGGCGGCGGGGAGTTCGGAAAGTTTTACAGTTTGCCTGCTCTGAATGATCCAAGAATTG ACAAGCTGCCATATTCTATTAGGATTCTTCTGGAATCTGCAATCCGTAACTGTGATGGCTTCCAAGTTACTAAGGAAGATGTTGAAAAAATTATTGATTGGGAGAAAACTGCGCCAAAGCAAGTTGAAATTCCATTTAAGCCCGCCCGTGTTCTCTTGCAG GATTTTACTGGTGTACCAGCTGTTGTTGATCTTGCATGTATGCGTGATGCCATGAATAATCTAGGTGGCGATTCTAACAAGATCAATCCCTTG GTTCCTGTGGATCTTGTGATCGATCATTCCGTTCAAGTTGATGTTGCTAGGTCAGAAAATGCAGTACAAGCAAACATGGAACTTGAATTTCAAAGAAACAAGGAACGATTTGCTTTCCTTAAGTGGGGTTCAAAAGCTTTTCACAATATGCTTGTTGTTCCACCAGGATCTGGTATCGTGCATCAG GTCAATCTTGAATACCTGGGTCGGGTTGTTTTCAACACTGATGGAGTGCTATATCCTGATAGTGTTGTGGGAACTGATTCACACACTACTATGATTGACGGGTTAGGTGTTGCTGGTTGGGGTGTTGGAGGAATTGAAGCCGAGGCAGCAATGCTTGGCCAG CCAATGAGCATGGTTTTGCCTGGGGTTGTTGGCTTCAAGTTATCAGGGAAGCTGCGTAATGGTGTAACGGCAACTGATTTGGTTTTGACTGTCACCCAAATGCTGAGGAAGCATGGTGTCGTTGGAAAATTTGTTGAGTTCCATG GTGATGGTGTGGGTAAAATATCTTTAGCCGATAGGGCTACCATTGCCAACATGTCTCCCGAGTATGGTGCTACAATGGGATTCTTCCCGGTGGATCATGTCACTCTTCAATATCTCAGATTAACCGGACGAAGTGATGATACT GTAGCAATGATAGAAGCTTATTTGAGGGCGAacaacatgtttgttgactatacgGAG ccACAAGAAGAAAGAGTATACTCATCGTACCTGGAGCTAAACCTAGAAGATGTAGAGCCTTGTATATCAGGTCCAAAGAG GCCTCATGATCGAGTTCCTTTGAAAGACATGAAAGCAGATTGGCATTCTTGCCTCGACAACAAAGTAGGATTTAAG GGTTTTGCTGTACCAAAAGAGGCACAGGACAAAGTTGCAAAATTTTCATTTCATGGAGAACCAGCAGAACTCAGACATGGTAGTGTTGTGATTGCTGCTATCACTAGCTGCACAAATACATCCAACCCCAGTGTTATGCTTGGGGCAGGTCTTGTTGCTAAAAAGGCCTGTGAATTGGGCCTAAAG GTGAAACCATGGATTAAAACAAGTCTTGCTCCAGGCTCTGGAGTTGTTACAAAATATTTACTCGAAAG TGGTTTGCAGAAATATTTGGATGAACAAGGCTTCAACATTGTTGGCTATGGTTGCACAACGTGTATTGGTAATTCAGGGGATCTAGATGAAACTGTTGGTGCTGCAATAACTGAAAATG ATATTATTGCATCTGCCGTTCTCTCTGGAAATCGTAACTTTGAGGGACGTGTTCATGCCTTGACAAGAGCAAACTACCTTGCATCTCCTCCTTTGGTTGTCGCCTATGCCCTTGCTGGCACG GTTGATATTGATTTTGAGAATGAACCAATTGGAGTTGGTAAAGATGGGAAGAATGTCTATTTCAGGGACATCTGGCCAAGCACCCAAGAAGTTGCAGAT GCCGTTCAATCAAGTGTTTTGCCAGACATGTTTAAGAGCACATACCAAGCTATCACCAAGGGAAATCCCATGTGGAATGACTTATCAGTCGAGGAATCCAAGCTATATTCATGGGACCCAAAATCTACTTACATTCACGAGCCACCATATTTCAAGAACATGACAATGGACCCCCCGGGTGCACACGGTGTTAAGGATGCCTACTGCTTACTAAACTTCGGTGATAGTATCACAACAGATCACATATCACCTGCAGGAAGTATTCACAAAGACAGCCCAGCTGCAAGGTTTCTTCTTGAACGTGGGGTTGATCGCAAGGACTTTAATTCTTATGGTAGTCGAAGAGGTAATGATGAAATCATGGCAAGGGGTACTTTTGCCAATATCCGCATTGTTAACAAGCTCTTAAATGGAGAAGTTGGCCCAAAAACTGTGCATATTCCTACTGGTGAAAAACTCTCCGTATTTGACGCCGCATCG AGATACAAGGCTGCCGGCCAGGATACAATAATATTGGCTGGAGCAGAGTATGGCAGTGGAAGCTCTAGAGATTGGGCCGCCAAGGGCCCTATGTTGCAG GGTGTTAAAGCAGTAATTGCTAAAAGCTTTGAGAGGATTCACCGCAGTAATTTGGTGGGGATGGGTATAATTCCACTCTGTTTCAAGGCTGGTGAGGATGCAGACACGCTACAGTTGACTGGTCATGAACGATATAACATTGACCTTCCAAGTAATATTAGTGAGATCCGGCCTGGCCAAGATGTCACTGTCACTACTGACACTGGAAAGTCATTCACATGCACTGCTCGTTTTGACACAGAG GTGGAGTTGGCATATTTCAACCATGGTGGTATTCTTCCATATGTTATTCGACAACTGATTACACAAAAGTGA